A single genomic interval of Microbacterium sp. zg-Y1090 harbors:
- a CDS encoding sensor histidine kinase has translation MTPPLGSRPVPVRSALARSLHRALALIAAAAAVLGVVQLALLPRADPNWPVMVAGTAIFWVYAAIGLIAWRRRPSNPLGQLIVLAGMTVYLAMCGNTEVPVLMGIGAVCATLILPAMLHLLLAFPSGHLRSRRAVGVVVAGYVLSTLLEAPQYLFDPAGPAPALVVADAPEVARAALTVQAIAGAGVMAAAVVILAGRLRRADRAHRRVLAPLFSYGIFAAAATPLSGSVLVGVLGLDSAVQASVQYLVIAGVPVAFALGMLRGGFARTGQLEELGTWLGAAPATREVLETAIARALGDASVGLSFWVAERGGYVDAEGRAVPTPAAHRGWSRIVLDGRLIGAIEYDRRLLRDDELVRTAGNVVAIAVDRERLTAELRASRRALIRSRERLVEAADRERRRIARDLHDGLQSQLVMLAVDAQRLASAEPAAVAERATGLRREIDAAAADLRRLVHDLVPAALIERGLFAAAEELVDRMPIPTRLVGGAGPLDDAASDTAYFVIAEALTNVVKHSQARSAEVRLERRDGTLRLDVRDDGVGGATFDGGTGLRGLADRVDAAGGTLVIAGAETEGTHLCVTLPCAS, from the coding sequence ATGACCCCTCCCCTCGGCTCCCGCCCGGTTCCCGTCCGGTCGGCGCTCGCACGCTCGCTGCATCGCGCCCTGGCGCTGATCGCCGCGGCCGCGGCGGTTCTGGGGGTGGTGCAGCTCGCCCTGCTGCCGCGCGCCGATCCGAACTGGCCCGTGATGGTCGCCGGCACGGCCATCTTCTGGGTCTACGCCGCCATCGGACTGATCGCCTGGCGACGACGGCCGAGCAACCCGCTCGGACAGCTGATCGTGCTGGCGGGCATGACGGTCTACCTCGCAATGTGCGGCAACACCGAGGTCCCGGTTCTCATGGGCATCGGTGCCGTGTGCGCCACGTTGATCCTGCCCGCCATGCTGCATCTGCTGCTGGCGTTCCCGAGCGGACATCTGAGGTCGCGCAGAGCCGTCGGCGTCGTCGTCGCGGGGTACGTGCTGTCCACGCTGCTCGAGGCGCCGCAGTATCTCTTCGACCCGGCGGGCCCGGCGCCGGCACTGGTCGTCGCGGATGCGCCGGAGGTGGCCCGGGCCGCGCTGACCGTGCAGGCGATCGCCGGTGCAGGGGTGATGGCCGCTGCTGTGGTCATCCTCGCCGGCCGACTGCGTCGGGCCGACCGCGCTCACCGCCGGGTGCTCGCGCCGCTGTTCTCCTACGGCATCTTCGCCGCCGCCGCCACGCCGCTGAGCGGGTCGGTGCTGGTGGGGGTGCTGGGGCTCGATTCCGCGGTGCAGGCGTCGGTGCAGTACCTGGTGATCGCGGGAGTCCCCGTGGCTTTCGCGCTCGGCATGCTGCGCGGCGGATTCGCCCGCACCGGTCAGCTGGAAGAACTCGGCACGTGGCTGGGCGCGGCGCCGGCCACACGCGAGGTGCTCGAGACCGCCATTGCGCGCGCGCTCGGCGACGCCTCGGTGGGGCTGTCGTTCTGGGTGGCGGAACGGGGTGGTTACGTCGACGCGGAAGGCCGTGCGGTGCCGACCCCGGCGGCGCACCGGGGATGGTCGCGCATCGTCCTCGACGGCCGGCTGATCGGCGCCATCGAATACGATCGCCGCCTGCTGCGGGATGACGAGCTGGTGCGCACGGCAGGCAACGTCGTCGCCATCGCGGTCGACCGGGAGAGGCTCACGGCAGAATTGCGAGCGAGCCGGCGCGCGCTGATCCGCTCCCGCGAGCGACTGGTCGAGGCGGCCGACCGCGAGCGTCGCCGCATCGCGCGGGATCTTCACGACGGGCTGCAGTCACAGCTGGTGATGCTCGCCGTCGATGCGCAGCGCCTGGCCTCCGCCGAGCCTGCGGCGGTGGCGGAGCGCGCTACGGGGCTGCGCCGCGAGATCGACGCCGCCGCGGCCGACCTGCGCCGCCTCGTGCACGACCTCGTCCCCGCAGCCCTCATCGAGCGGGGTCTGTTCGCCGCTGCCGAGGAGCTGGTCGACCGCATGCCGATTCCGACGCGCCTGGTGGGCGGTGCGGGACCGCTCGACGACGCGGCATCCGACACCGCGTACTTCGTCATCGCCGAGGCGCTCACCAATGTCGTCAAGCACTCTCAGGCGCGATCGGCCGAGGTGCGGCTGGAGCGCCGCGATGGCACCCTGCGGCTCGACGTCCGTGATGACGGCGTCGGGGGCGCGACGTTCGACGGCGGCACCGGTCTGCGGGGCCTGGCCGACCGGGTGGATGCCGCAGGCGGCACGCTGGTGATCGCCGGCGCGGAGACCGAAGGGACGCATCTGTGCGTGACACTGCCCTGCGCATCGTGA
- a CDS encoding MFS transporter yields MTTSPGEARHLPATADTDALPVMGLDLRRDSPAPRKTVLAWALWDWAAQPFNTVILTFIFTALYLTTDVFLPAEVAALPDGDRVKEVAEAGLAAGLGWGTTIAGLLILALAPVLGQQADAAGRQKLWLGIGTGGLVMSMALLWFVEPAPALFWLGVALISAGTVFSEIAGVNYNAMLIGIATPRTIGRISGLGWGFGYLGGIVALILVVVFYMSDWFGLSEDGGLPFRIIAVGCALWTVAFAIPIFLRVPEPSLGRPERRVGLLRGYGLLVRDVIDLYRTPQSRPTFWFLLSSAVFRDGLSGVFTFGAIIAGRVYGFEFLDLVIFGIAANLIAGVSTLIVGRWDDRFGPKTVILWSLTVMVVLATAVFALVDAGPIVFWVGGLALCACVGPAQAASRSFLARLTPAGREGEIFGLYATTGRAAGWMTSLLWAVLISLTGATAFGILGIAVVLLAGLLLLLPVAAPARVR; encoded by the coding sequence ATGACCACCTCGCCGGGCGAGGCCCGACACCTGCCCGCCACCGCCGATACCGACGCGCTGCCCGTCATGGGCCTCGACCTGCGCCGCGACAGCCCTGCGCCACGCAAGACCGTGCTGGCGTGGGCGCTGTGGGACTGGGCGGCGCAGCCGTTCAACACGGTCATCCTGACCTTCATCTTCACCGCCCTGTACCTCACCACCGACGTCTTCCTCCCGGCCGAGGTCGCCGCCCTTCCCGACGGCGACCGGGTGAAGGAGGTGGCCGAGGCGGGACTGGCCGCGGGCCTCGGCTGGGGCACCACGATCGCGGGCCTGCTGATCCTCGCGCTGGCCCCCGTGCTGGGCCAGCAGGCCGATGCGGCGGGCCGCCAGAAACTGTGGCTCGGCATCGGCACCGGCGGGCTGGTCATGAGCATGGCGCTGCTGTGGTTCGTCGAACCCGCTCCGGCGCTGTTCTGGCTCGGCGTGGCCCTCATCTCCGCCGGCACGGTCTTCAGCGAGATCGCGGGCGTCAACTACAACGCCATGCTCATCGGCATCGCGACGCCCCGCACCATCGGGCGCATCTCGGGCCTGGGCTGGGGCTTCGGCTATCTCGGCGGCATCGTCGCCCTGATCCTCGTGGTCGTCTTCTACATGTCCGACTGGTTCGGCCTGAGCGAGGACGGCGGGCTGCCGTTCCGCATCATCGCCGTAGGGTGCGCGCTGTGGACGGTCGCCTTCGCCATCCCGATCTTCCTGCGCGTGCCCGAGCCCTCGCTGGGGCGCCCCGAGCGGCGCGTCGGACTGCTGCGCGGCTACGGACTGCTCGTGCGCGATGTGATCGACCTGTACCGCACGCCGCAGTCGCGGCCCACGTTCTGGTTCCTGCTGTCCAGTGCGGTGTTCCGCGACGGGCTGAGCGGGGTGTTCACCTTCGGTGCGATCATCGCCGGCCGCGTGTACGGCTTCGAGTTTCTCGACCTCGTCATCTTCGGCATCGCCGCCAACCTCATCGCCGGGGTCTCGACCCTCATCGTCGGACGCTGGGACGACCGGTTCGGCCCCAAGACCGTCATCCTGTGGTCGCTGACCGTCATGGTCGTGCTGGCCACGGCGGTCTTCGCGCTGGTGGATGCCGGCCCGATCGTCTTCTGGGTGGGCGGGCTGGCCCTGTGCGCCTGCGTCGGCCCGGCGCAGGCGGCATCCCGCTCGTTCCTCGCACGCCTGACTCCGGCGGGGCGGGAGGGCGAGATCTTCGGGCTCTACGCGACGACCGGGCGGGCGGCGGGGTGGATGACCTCGCTGCTGTGGGCGGTGCTCATCTCCCTGACCGGGGCGACGGCGTTCGGAATCCTCGGCATCGCCGTCGTGCTGCTGGCCGGGCTGCTGCTGCTGCTGCCGGTCGCAGCGCCCGCGCGCGTGCGCTGA
- a CDS encoding BCCT family transporter, translating to MSNPNLPAEPAPAAPAPADSPTDARRFTPSPWVIGPAAVVTLVFSAFAIAFPTEAETFFGTIQGAIVDGFSWYYVAITAFFVAFCLFLGFSRFGDIRLGRDDDKPEFSTGVWFSLLFAAGMGIGLVFYGVSEPLSHFVTPKPGVEGTTAQLTQSALTQTYLHWGVQAWAIYVVVGLALAYAIHRRRRPLSIRWALEPIMGRRVRGGWGNAIDAIALVGTLFGVATSLGLGVLQISSGLSAAGFVENPGIVEQIVIIVVITGAVLFSVLSGVTRGMKWLSTTNLVLAAALLLFVLFAGDTLYLLREWVQSIGAYLQNFIGLSFSVSAFQGTAGQEWQAAWTAFYWGWWISWAPFVGIFIARVSRGRTVREFVMGVLIVPTLLGILWFAVLGGSALKIETDTPGAMTGPDGTVDIEGALFQLFEYLPGTLLLTIGALILIAIFFVTSADSGALVMGMLATGGNPEPSKPVRVLFTLITAVLAVALLIAGGLVALQTAAIIIALPFSVVMLLICWALVVAFRRERAAYERVQREQFVERIGEHYGLEVELPNEEGVPAPHWARRLARLRGER from the coding sequence GTGAGCAACCCGAATCTGCCCGCAGAGCCCGCCCCTGCCGCCCCCGCGCCCGCCGACAGCCCGACCGACGCCCGTCGCTTCACGCCCAGCCCTTGGGTGATCGGACCGGCTGCGGTGGTCACCCTCGTCTTCAGCGCCTTCGCGATCGCGTTCCCCACTGAGGCCGAGACGTTCTTCGGCACGATCCAGGGCGCCATCGTCGACGGGTTCAGCTGGTACTACGTGGCCATCACCGCCTTCTTCGTCGCGTTCTGCCTCTTCCTCGGCTTCAGCCGGTTCGGCGACATCCGCCTCGGGCGAGACGACGACAAGCCCGAGTTCTCGACCGGCGTCTGGTTCTCGCTGCTGTTCGCCGCGGGGATGGGGATCGGTCTGGTCTTCTACGGCGTGAGCGAGCCGCTCAGTCACTTCGTGACGCCCAAGCCGGGCGTGGAGGGCACCACGGCGCAGCTCACACAGTCCGCGTTGACCCAGACCTACCTGCACTGGGGTGTGCAGGCCTGGGCGATCTACGTCGTCGTGGGTCTCGCGCTCGCCTACGCGATCCACCGCCGCCGCCGTCCGCTGTCGATCCGCTGGGCGCTCGAGCCCATCATGGGTCGTCGGGTGCGGGGCGGGTGGGGCAATGCCATCGACGCCATCGCCCTCGTCGGCACCCTGTTCGGGGTAGCGACGAGCCTCGGCCTCGGTGTGCTGCAGATCAGCTCGGGGCTCTCGGCGGCCGGCTTCGTCGAGAACCCCGGCATCGTCGAGCAGATCGTCATCATCGTGGTGATCACCGGCGCCGTGCTCTTCTCCGTGCTCTCGGGCGTGACCAGGGGCATGAAGTGGCTCTCCACCACGAATCTGGTGCTGGCCGCCGCCCTGCTGCTGTTCGTGCTCTTCGCCGGTGACACCCTCTACCTGCTGCGTGAGTGGGTGCAGTCGATCGGCGCCTATCTGCAGAACTTCATCGGACTCAGCTTCAGCGTCAGTGCCTTCCAGGGCACCGCGGGCCAGGAGTGGCAGGCGGCATGGACCGCGTTCTACTGGGGCTGGTGGATCTCGTGGGCGCCCTTCGTCGGCATCTTCATCGCCCGGGTGAGCCGGGGACGCACGGTGCGCGAGTTCGTCATGGGCGTGCTCATCGTCCCGACCCTGCTCGGCATCCTCTGGTTCGCGGTGCTCGGCGGCTCGGCGCTCAAGATCGAGACCGACACCCCCGGTGCGATGACGGGCCCCGACGGCACGGTGGACATCGAGGGTGCGCTGTTCCAGCTGTTCGAGTACCTGCCCGGCACGCTGCTGCTCACCATCGGCGCGCTGATCCTGATCGCGATCTTCTTCGTGACCTCCGCCGACTCCGGCGCCCTCGTCATGGGCATGCTCGCCACCGGCGGAAACCCGGAGCCGAGCAAGCCGGTGCGCGTGCTGTTCACCCTCATCACGGCCGTGCTCGCGGTCGCGCTGCTCATCGCCGGCGGCCTGGTCGCGCTGCAGACGGCGGCGATCATCATCGCTCTGCCGTTCAGCGTCGTCATGCTGCTGATCTGCTGGGCGCTCGTGGTGGCGTTCCGCCGGGAGCGGGCGGCCTACGAGCGGGTGCAGCGTGAACAGTTCGTGGAGCGCATCGGCGAGCACTACGGCCTCGAGGTGGAGCTGCCCAATGAAGAGGGCGTGCCGGCGCCCCACTGGGCGCGTCGGCTGGCTCGCCTGCGCGGCGAACGCTGA
- the dcd gene encoding dCTP deaminase, giving the protein MLLSDRDIRLEIDGGRIGLDPWLPEMVQPSSVDVRLDRYFRLFDNHKYPFIDPAEDQPELTRLIEVDPDEPFILHPGEFALGATFEQVSLPDDVAARLEGKSSLGRLGLLTHSTAGFIDPGFTGHVTLELSNVATLPIKLWPGMKIGQLCFFRLSSAAENPYGSGPYGNRYQGQRGPTASRSSLNFHRTNVGTSDVGSRGA; this is encoded by the coding sequence GTGCTGCTGAGCGACCGCGACATCCGCCTCGAGATCGACGGTGGCCGCATCGGCCTCGACCCCTGGCTGCCCGAGATGGTGCAGCCCTCGAGCGTCGACGTGCGGCTGGACCGTTACTTCCGCCTGTTCGACAACCACAAGTACCCGTTCATCGATCCGGCGGAGGACCAGCCCGAACTGACCCGCCTGATCGAGGTCGACCCCGACGAGCCGTTCATCCTGCACCCCGGCGAGTTCGCCCTCGGCGCCACCTTCGAGCAGGTGAGCCTGCCCGACGACGTCGCCGCGCGCCTGGAGGGCAAGTCGTCGCTGGGCAGGCTCGGCCTGCTCACCCACTCCACCGCCGGGTTCATCGACCCCGGTTTCACCGGTCACGTCACTCTCGAGCTGTCGAACGTCGCGACTCTGCCCATCAAGCTGTGGCCGGGCATGAAGATCGGCCAGCTCTGCTTCTTCCGCCTCTCCTCGGCGGCCGAGAACCCCTACGGCTCCGGCCCTTACGGCAACCGCTACCAGGGTCAGCGGGGGCCGACGGCATCCCGGTCATCGCTCAACTTCCACCGCACGAACGTCGGCACGAGCGACGTCGGCTCCCGCGGCGCCTGA
- a CDS encoding M23 family metallopeptidase, whose protein sequence is MTSRRVFRLAIPLIAAGAVLVVGCSAAALPDATNAPPVEVSAAGVTVPDAFTAVTVATIGAPPLPFPGTDGRLHVVYDLQLTNATQVPATVDRIDVVDGADPERTIASFSGAALVDPSCTFGECNRLRGLPAGYIDSAVIPPQTSRVVFIDFTVDSLDSLPPVLLHRIAGTGALSPAFGEPGAMEYLATPLAISRRALPVIAPPVRGDDWIALNGCCEPGFPHRSSVMSVNGKLNNSQRFAIDWKRTNAAGAFYSGDKTSNDSYIDYGADILAVADGTVVSILDGMAANAPGVLPAHDPELAAKLTVENVDGNHVVLDIGDGVYAMYAHLIAGSVTVEIGDTVTAGQVLGHLGNTGNANASHLHFQLMDGPSLLDSDSLPYALTGFDYGGQVAPELIADADDYLTGTFLQGALPRPEARTRQLPLGFAIVDFP, encoded by the coding sequence GTGACATCTCGCCGCGTATTCCGTCTGGCCATCCCGCTGATCGCTGCGGGGGCGGTGCTGGTCGTCGGCTGCTCCGCCGCCGCGCTCCCCGATGCCACGAATGCGCCCCCCGTCGAGGTGTCCGCGGCCGGTGTGACGGTGCCGGACGCGTTCACGGCGGTCACCGTCGCCACCATCGGCGCACCGCCTCTGCCGTTCCCCGGGACCGATGGACGGCTCCACGTCGTCTACGACCTCCAGCTCACCAATGCCACGCAGGTCCCCGCCACGGTGGATCGCATCGACGTCGTCGACGGTGCCGACCCGGAGCGGACGATTGCGAGCTTCTCCGGGGCGGCGCTGGTGGACCCGTCCTGCACCTTCGGGGAGTGCAACCGACTGCGGGGGCTTCCCGCCGGGTACATCGACAGTGCGGTCATCCCGCCGCAGACGAGCCGCGTGGTCTTCATCGACTTCACCGTCGATTCTCTCGACAGCCTTCCCCCGGTGCTCCTGCACCGCATCGCGGGTACCGGCGCCCTGTCGCCGGCGTTCGGCGAGCCGGGCGCCATGGAGTATCTCGCCACCCCGCTGGCCATCTCCCGTCGCGCGCTGCCCGTCATCGCGCCGCCGGTGCGCGGCGACGACTGGATCGCCTTGAACGGATGCTGCGAACCGGGCTTTCCCCATCGCAGCTCCGTGATGTCGGTCAACGGCAAGCTCAACAACAGTCAGCGATTCGCGATCGACTGGAAGCGCACGAACGCCGCGGGCGCGTTCTACTCCGGCGACAAGACGAGCAACGACAGCTACATCGACTACGGCGCCGACATCCTCGCCGTCGCCGACGGCACGGTCGTGTCGATCCTCGACGGCATGGCGGCAAACGCCCCGGGCGTGCTGCCTGCGCACGACCCCGAACTCGCGGCGAAGCTCACCGTCGAGAATGTCGACGGCAATCACGTGGTGCTCGACATCGGTGACGGCGTCTACGCGATGTACGCCCACCTGATCGCCGGGTCGGTCACGGTCGAGATCGGCGACACGGTGACGGCCGGCCAGGTGCTCGGGCACCTGGGCAACACCGGCAACGCCAACGCCTCCCACCTGCATTTCCAGCTGATGGACGGCCCCAGCCTGCTCGATTCCGACTCGCTGCCCTACGCGCTGACGGGGTTCGACTACGGGGGGCAGGTCGCGCCCGAGCTGATCGCGGACGCCGACGACTACTTGACCGGAACCTTCCTGCAGGGTGCGCTGCCCAGGCCGGAGGCGCGAACCCGGCAGTTGCCGCTCGGGTTCGCGATCGTCGACTTCCCGTGA